CGCCCGAGACGGTGAACAGGACCGCGATGGCGAAGGCCGCGACCAACACGATGACCGAGAGCCAGGTGCCGAGGTTCGAGACCAGGCCCGAGGCGGTCGACAGCGAGCCCGAGACGCTCGACGCGAGGTCGGACTGCGTGCTCACGGTCGCGTCGGGCAGGGCGGCCTCGAGATCGGTCTTCAGCGAGTCGACGTCGCTCGCGCTCGCCGCCGTGACGTAGACGCTGCTGATCTGGCCGGTCAGGCCGCTGACGGCCTGCGCCGTGTCGAGCGGGACGTACGTGTCGCTCGCGGTGGCCGCGTCGGACGAGGTGGACGCCACGACGCCGATCACGGTGAAGTCGGTGCCGCCGATGGTGAGGGTGTCGCCCGTGGTGAGGCCGGCGCTGGTGGCGTAGGCCTGGTCGAGCACGACGACGTCATCACCAGCGTCGTCGGCGGTGAAGGTGCGGCCATCCGCCAGGGTCACGCTGGTGAGCGGGCCGACCGCGTCCGCGGTCACGTCGATGCCCTCGACCGCGAACTGGTCGACGTCGAACGAGCTGCCGCCCGCGCCGTCGGCCCCGCCCGTGGGCGGCGCCTGCTGGGCCGTGTCCGTGTCCGTGTCGGTTCCGGTGCCTGAACCCGGGGCCGTGCCCGCGCCTCCGGAACTGCCCTGGGAGAAGTCCGGCAGCGTGCCCGAGAAGCTGGAGTTCTGCAGGCTGAGGGTCGCGGTCGCGGCGGAGACGCCGTCGACGCCCTCGACCGTGGCGAGCGTGGAAGCGTCGAAGGTGGCCGTGCCACGCGCCGCCGAGAGCGTGCTCTGCGAGACCTCGGTGCTGCCGTCTTCCGTGCTGCCGTCGCCCGAGCCGAAGGAGAACTGCTGGCCGGGGCCGCCTCCGTCGGTTCCCGGCTCGGCGGTCTGCGTGACGGTCACGTCGGTGCCGACGCCGTACACGGACTCGAGCACGGACGACTGGGCGTTCCGCACGCCGGCGGCGACGCCGTTGACGATGATGACGAGCGCGATCGCGAGGGCCATGCCGATGGCGATGACGACGGTCTGCTTGCGCCTGTTGCCGAGTTCTCGGCGCAGGTAGGTGAAGAACATGGTGTGGGGGTCTCCTTGGCTGGGGCGGTGCCGGGCCGTCGGGCCTGCCGCCGGAGCGAACCTAGGGACGGCCTCGATGAGGCCGCGATCAGTCGGCTATGAGGCGCGTATGAGAGATGCGCAGCCAGCTCATCGGTCGGACACAGTCCGTTCATAGGAATCGCTCGATACTTGGAGAGGTGACCACAACGACCCCCGCCACCGCCTCGGCCCCCCGCCTCACCCGTGCCGACGGAACGCCCCTCCGAGTCCTCGTCGTCGACGACGAGAACAGCCTCACCGACCTGCTCTCGATGGCCCTGCGCTACGAGGGCTGGGACGTCAAGGCGGCCTCCGACGGCCAGGCGGCCCTCGCGACGGCGCGCGAGTTCAAGCCCGACGCGATCGTGCTCGACTGGATGCTGCCCGACATCGACGGCATCCAGGTGCTCGGTCGACTGCGGTCGAGCGGCGACGACACCCCGATCCTGTTCCTCACCGCGAAGGACAGCGTCGAGGACCGGGTGTCGGGTCTCACCGCCGGCGGCGACGACTACGTCACCAAGCCGTTCTCGCTCGAAGAGGTCGTCGCCCGGCTGCGCGGCCTGATCCGCCGGTCGGCCTCGGCCATCAGCGAGGCGGGCGACTCGCGCATCGTCGTCGGCGACCTCGTGCTCGACGAGGAGAGCTACGAGGTGACGCGGGCCGGTCGCGAGATCGAGCTGACCGCGACCGAGTTCGAGCTGCTGCGCTTCCTGATGCGCAACCCGCGCCGCGTGCTGAGCAAGGCGCAGATCCTCGACCGGGTCTGGAGCTACGACTTCGGCGGCAAGTCCAGCGTCGTCGAGATCTACATCTCGTACCTGCGCAAGAAGATCGACGTCGGCGAAGAACCCATGATCCACACCGTGCGCGGCGTGGGTTACGTGATCAAGCCCACGTCGTGAGCGATGCCCTGCCCGCCCGGGTGGGCTCGCGCCTCCGCGGCCTCGTGGGGCGGGCGCCCGGTCTCGCCGGCCCGCTCACGCTGCGCAACCGCCTGATCCTCAGCATCGTCGCGCTCGTCGTGCTGCTGACCATCGTGATCGGCTCGGTCAGCGTCATCGTCCTGCAGGCGTCGCTGATGCGTCAGCTCGACGACGAACTCGAAGGGGCGACCGGTCGCTCGGTGCCCATGGTGAACGCCCAGGGCTCGACGACCCGGCCGTACCTGACCCCCGACGGCGACGACCTCTCGGGCCCGCGGCAGTCGCCCGGCACCTTCACGGCCGTAGTCGTCAACGGGTCGGTCGTCGCGGCGTACCGGGTCGAGCAGTCGGGACGGGTCGTCTCGCCCCGCCTGACCGACGACCTGACGTCGGTGGTGACGACGGCCGCCGGGGCGACCGACCCCGAGACCGTCTCGCTCGGGTCGGACCTGGGCTCGTACCGGGTGGAGTCCCTCGCGGTCGGCTACCAGACGACGACCACGTCGGGTTCGCTCGCCACGACCCCGGCGTACCTCGTCGTGGGTCTGCCCACGAGCAGTGTCGACCGCACCATCACGGTCATGGTGATCACCATCCTCGCCGTGACACTCATCGGCCTCGCGATCGCCATCGCCGTGGCCTACGGCGTCGTGCGCAGCGCCCTCCGACCGCTCGAGCGCATGTCCGACACGGCGCTGCGGGTCGCCGAGCTGCCGCTGGACCGCGGCGAGGTGGCGCTGGCCGAACGCGTCGACGAGGCCGACGCCGACACCCGCACCGAGGTGGGCCGCGTCGGTGCCTCGCTCAACCGCATGCTGGGCCACGTGTCCGGCGCCCTCGAGGCCCGTCAGCAGAGCGAGAACAAGGTGCGGCAGTTCGTCGCCGACGCCTCGCACGAGCTGCGGACCCCGCTCGCGTCGGTCCGCGGCTACGCCGAGCTGACCCGCCGCATGAACACCGGACTGCCCGACGACGTGGTCTACGCCATGGGCCGCATCGAGTCGGAGTCGCTGCGGATGACCTCGCTCGTCGAGGACCTCCTGCTGCTCGCCCGCCTCGACGAGGGGCGCGACCTCGTCACGGGCGACGTGGACCTCACCCGGGTCGTGCTCGACACGGTCAACGACGCGCACGTGGCCGGACCCACGCACGACGTCGACGTGTACGTGCCCGACGAGCCGGTGACCGTGTCGGGCGACGCCATGCGGCTGCACCAGATCGTCGCGAACCTGTTGACCAACGTCCGCACCCACACGCCCGACGGCACGCACGTGCACGTCTCGCTCACGGTCGACGACGCGTCCGGGCAGGCCGTCGTCTCGGTCGCCGACGACGGGCCGGGCATCGACCCGGCCGTGCTGCCGGTGCTGTTCGAGCGGTTCGCGCGCGCCGACAGCTCGCGGTCGCGGAAGGCCGGCTCGACGGGCCTCGGCCTCGCGATCGTGCAGGCCGTCGTCCACTCCCACGGGGGGACCGTCGACGTCGCCAGCTCGGACGACGGGGCGACCTTCACCGTCCGCCTGCCGCTCGCGACGCCCGTCGTCGCACCCGACCGGGACGCCGAGGAGGCGCGACTTGCGTGAGCGCGCCTCCTGCGTCTATCCTGATCGAAGCCCAAGACCGCCGGTTGTAGTCGTCTGCTCGCAGACGGGTGCCGAAGGTTCTCGAGAGAGAGCGACCAGCGCAGGTGTGTGAAGTCGTTCCTCTTCTCGAAGAGATCCAGCTCCGTGCGCTTGCGCCGGAGCTTTTTTCATTGGTGCGGCACCGGTCTCGGTGCGGCCGAGTCGAGTGCCCGGGGGCTGCCGGCACACCCACGTTTTAGGAGAGCCATGGCGAACAAGGAAGCATCGGTCGCCGAGCTCACGGACAACTTCCGTGACTCGACCGCCGTCCTGCTCACCGAGTACCGCGGTCTCACTGTTGCCGAGCTGAAAGAGCTCCGCAAGTCCATCAGTGCAGACGCGACGTACGCCGTGGTGAAGAACACGCTCAGCAAGATCGCGGCCAACAACGCCGGAATCAGCTCGTTCGACGACGAACTCGTCGGACCGTCTGCGATCGCCTTCGTGCACGGTGACCCTGTCGCCGTCGCCAAGAGCCTGCGTGACTTCGCCAAGGCGCACCCCGCTCTGATCGTGAAGAACGGTTACTTCGACGGTAACCCGCTCACGGCAGACGAGGTCAAGCAGCTCGCCGATCTCGAATCCCGAGAGGTGCTGCTGGGCAAACTGGCCGGCGCCTTCAAGGCTTCGCTGTTCGGTGCTGCCTACCTGTTCCAGGCACCGCTGTCCCAGGCCGTTCGCACGGTCGAGGCGCTGCGTGCCAAGCAGGAAGCCGACAGCTAAAAAGCTGTCGTACCAACCCACACTTTAGAAAACCCATAAGGAGAACACCATGGCGAAGCTCACGCAGGACGAACTGATCGAGGCCTTCAAGGAGCTCACGCTCATCGAGCTCAGCGACTTCGTGAAGAAGTTCGAAGAGGTCTTCGAGGTCACCGCTGCTGCCCCCGTGGCCGCTGCCGGTGCCGCCGGCCCCGCCGCTGCCGCTGAAGAGGTCGAAGAGCAGACCGCCTTCGACGTCGTGCTCGAGGCTGCCGGCGACAAGAAGATCCAGGTCATCAAAGAGGTCCGTGCGCTCACGAGCCTCGGCCTCGGCGAGGCCAAGGCCGTCGTCGACGGTGCCCCCAGCACCGTCCTCGAGGGCGCTTCGAAGGAGGCCGCCGACAAGGCCAAGGCTCAGCTCGAGGCCGCCGGCGCGACGATCACCCTCAAGTAGTCGGCGGGCCCTCGCGGCCCTCGGCGCTTGAGCGGCACGTCTGCTCAGCACCATTCGGAAGGCGCCACCCCTCGGGGTGGCGCCTTTCGGCGTTCTCGGTGGTACGGCCGAGGTGCGTCGCCGGTTCGTCGCGACCCGCGCCTCCTCGAGGGGTTCGACGGTTTCCGTCGTCCGCGGAGGGTCGGCGCCGACCCGCCGCGGACGACGCGGACCCGCCGACCACGCGACGAGGGCGGTCAGGAGGCGCGGGCCAGGACCGAGTGCCGGCGGCCGTACCCGAGGTACACCGCGGTGCCCACGGCCATCCAGACGGCGAAGGCCGCCCAGGTGACCCAACCGAGCGTCACCATCAGCAGGACGCAGAAGGCGCAGCCGAGGATCGGGGTCAGCGGGTACAGCGGCACCTTGTAGGTCCGGTCGAGCTCGGGCCGGTTGCGCCGGAGCCAGATGACCGAGACGTTGACCAGGGCGAAGGCGAAGAGCGTGCCGATGCTCGTCGCGTCGGCGAGGGCGCCGAGGGGGATCACGGCGGCGGCCACGGCCACCGCTCCGCCGACGATCAGGGTGCCGGCGACGGGGGTCTGCGTCCGCGCCGAGACGCGGCCGAGGACGCCGGGCACGAGGCCGTCACGGGCCATCGAGACGAAGATGCGCGTCTGACCGTAGAGCACCGTCAGCACGACGCTCGCGATCGCGGCCACGGCGGTGACGGCGAAGAGGAAGGCGACCCACGGTTGCCCCGTGATGTCGGCGACGATCGTGACGAGGGTCGCCTCGCCGTCGGTGAAGGTCGTCCACGGCCGCGCGCCGATCGCGGCGACGGCCACGAGGATGTACAGCACCGTGATGATCACGATCGAGGCGATGATGGCGCGCGGCAGGTCGCGCTTCGCGTCGCGGGCCTCCTCGCCGGCCGTGGACGCCGCGTCGAAGCCGATGTACGAGAAGAACAGCCGGGACGCGGCGGCCGAGACGCCGGCCGCGCCCATCGGCGCCAGCGGCTCGAAGTTGCCGACGCTGAAGGCCGTGAAGGCGACGGCGACGAAGAACACGAGCAGCGCCACCTTGACGACGACGAGCAGCGTGTTCACCCAGGCGCTCTCGCGGGCGCCCGGCACCAGCACGAGGGTGGCGAGCAGGACGAGCACCGCCGCGGGCAGGTTGAGCACGCCACCGGCGCCCGGGGGCTCGGCGATCGCGGCCGGCAGGGCGAGCCCGAACACGTCGAGGGCCTCGTTCACGTACTGGCCCGCACCGACCGCGACGGCCGCGACCGAGACGGCGTACTCGAGCACGAGGCACCACCCGCAGACCCAGGCGATGCCCTCGCCGAGCGTCGCGTACGCGTACGAGTAGCTCGAGCCCGACACGGGCACGCTGCCCGCCATCTCGGCGTACGACAACGCCGACAGCAGGGCCGCGACGCCGGCGAGCACGAACGAGATCCAGACCGCTGGGCCGGCCAGCGGGACGGCCGTGCCGAGCACGACCAGGATGCCCGTGCCGAGGGTCGCACCGATGCTGATCGCCGTGAGGTGCCAGACGCCCAGGGTGCGGCGCAGGCGGGGCCCGCCGTCGGCGGTGGCCTCGCTCTCGGCGACGTACGCCTCGAGGGGTTTGCGGGCCCTCAGCTGGGCGACGAGGGACGGGCGGGACGTGACGCGGGACTCGTGGGGCACCGCGAGAGATTACCGTACGGCCGGCACCGCGCCTCCTCGGGGCACCGCGCCTCCTCGGGGCACCGCGCCCCTTCGGGGCTAGTCGTCGAGGTCGAGGCCGAGCTGCTTGACGCGGGTCATCGCCTCGCGGCGCGACGACGCCTGGAGCTTGCGGTAGATGCTGCGCACGTGGCTCTTGACCGTGTTGACCGAGATGAACAGCTGGCTGCCGATCTGGCCGAGGGTCTGGCCGGTGGCCAGGTGCCGGACGATGACGAGCTCACGGTCGCTCAGCGGCTCGGCGAGCTGCGGCACGACGTCCGCCGAGGTGCCGCGCAGGCGGTCCAGCACCCCGACGATGGCGGGCGGCTGCCGACGGCCGACGGCGCGCTGCACGAGGTGTTCGAGGACGTCCTCGGGCAGGGTGGCGAAGAGCCAGATCGACCCGTTGTGGCCGGCGCTCAGCAACGCCCGGTCGAAGGCGATGTCGCTGTGCGCGGCGTCGCCGAGCGCGAGGTGTGCGGCGGCCTGGAGCGCGTGCACCTGGCCCATGGTGCGCTCGCTGTGCAGGTCGCCGATGGCGAGGCACTGCTCGAGCGCCTCGAGGGCGTCCTCGGGCTCGCCCGCGGAGAGGTGCACGAGGGCGAGCACGCGAGCGGGACAGCGGATGTGGTGGTGCGACGGGGTCACCGACGAGGCCAGTCGGCGGGCCTCGTGGGGCTGCCCGAGCAGGCGCATGGTCTCGGCCCGCATCACGACGGCCGATTCGGTCAGGGCGCTGTGCCCGGTGAAGCCGTCGATGGTGCGGGTGATCCGGGCCAACAGGTCGAGGACCTCGATGTGGCGGCTCTCGGCCAGCAGCACGTGCGCCTCGGCGAACAGGCCGAGCGCCTCCCAGTCGCTGCCGCGCGATGCCTGGCGGACGTCGGCGAGCAGTCCTTCGTGGCCGCCCACGGCCTCGCCGCGTTCGAGGGCGAGATGCACGCGGGTGACCTGGGTCAGGGCGCCGAACGAGCTGCCCAGCAGGTCGGTGCCGTCCGCGAGCTCGCGGGCGAGGTCGACGTGGCGGTCGGCGAGGTCGAAGTCGCCGATCAGCATCGCGACGAAGGCGAGGGCCGAGAGGCACTCCACGCGCTCGGCGGTGCTGAGGTGGTCCTCGCCGAGACCGTTGGCGAGGCTCAGGGCGAAGCGGGCCTGGTCGATCTCGCCGTAGTGCAGGCGGATCAGGCCGAGCTGCAGCGAGAACGAGGCGCTGAGCGAGATGCGCACGCTGATCGACTCGGCCAGGTCGTTCTCGATGAGGGTCCGGGCGACCTCGAGGTGCTCGTGGGCCACGACGAAGTTGCCGAGGGTGCGCAGGGACGCGCCGAGGTGGACGTGGTAACCCGCCCGGATGTCGAGCGGCAGGTCGGGGTCGGCGTCGAGCGCCTTGGCGACGCCGCGGAACCAGGGCAGGGCGGCACTGCGCGAGCGGGAGCCGACCGAGCGGTGGCTCGCGGCCAGGGCGAGCAGGATGCGGGGTCGCCCACGCCACTCCTCTTCGGGCGTCGAGCGGATGGCCTCGCGCAGGCGTGCTCCCTGCAGGGGGGCGATCTGGGTCCAGCCCTGTTCGATGGCGTCGAGAGCAGCCCGGTGGTCGGCGGGCTGCAGTTCGGCACTCGGCGGTTCGACGGCCGTGGGGTTCGACGTGTTCACGATGGTCCTAGCTCCGCCGCTTCGGGAGGCTCGCCCGTCGGGTAGGGGGAGCGCGGCTGCCGGAGCCTGGTCAGGTGCACCGACACCGCCATACTAAACTGAGAGATCATTCCGTCGTATGGTCTGTCGGGCATTGCGCCCACAACTGGGGGACGAACGGTCGTTCTAGGGCGTGTCGCGGCGTGTCTCGTCGGTCCCGTGGCGATTTCTTGCACGCGCTGACCGGCACCCCGGCGACGGGCCACCCGTGACGGTGGTCGGGCCTACGCTGACCGGATGAGCTCGATGCACGCCCCCGCAGGCGGTCCCCGTGGCGGGGGCCGCCCGGGTGGTTCCGGTCGGGTGTCGAGCGGCGACGCCGACGCCCAGCGCGCGGCGAACGCCACGGCGCCGCGCATCCCCGACCTGCTCGGTCGCATCCGGGGCTTGTTCGTCCCGCACAAGCGGGCCCTCGTCGTCACCGTCGTGCTGGTCCTCATCGGCGCCGCCATCAGCGTGGCTCCGCCGTTGCTCACCAAGCAGGCGTTCGACCGGGGGCTGTTCCCGCCGGGCGGCCCCGACGTGCCCGTGCTGCTCGAGCTGGTGGGCGCCATGGTGGGGCTCTGGGTGCTGTCGGCCGGCATCGGTGTCTGGCAGACGTACCTGACGGCCACGGTCGGCAACAAGGTCATGGGTGCGTTGCGCATCCGCCTCTTCGGGCACCTGCAGCGCATGGAGCTCGCGTTCTTCACCCGCACCAAGACCGGCGTCATCCAGTCCCGGCTGCAGAACGACGTCGGTGGCGTCGCGAACGTGCTCAGCAACACCATCTCGAGTGTCCTGGGCAACACCGTCACGGTCATCGCCGCCTTCGTGTCCATGCTCGTCCTCAGCTGGCAGATGACCGTCGTCACGGTGATCCTGCTGCCGCTGCTCGTGGTGGCCCAGCGCCGGGTGGGCCAGGTGCGTGCCCGCATCGCCACCAAGACGCAGGAGTCGCTCAGCGACATGACGGCCATCACGCAAGAGGCGTTGAGCGTCAGTGGCATCCTGCTCGCCAAGAGCTTCAACCAGCAGCACGCCGAGGTCGAGCGCTACGCCGCCGAGAACCGCACGCAGATCGGGCTGCAGGTGCGTCAGCAGATGAGCGGGCAGTGGTTCTTCGCCGTCGTCCAGATCTTCCTCTCGGTCATCCCCGCCCTCATCTACCTGGTCGCGGCCTGGTTGATCCTCCGGGACGTGCCGGTGACCGCGGGCACGATCGTGGCCTTCACGACGGTCCAGGCCCGGTTGACCTTCCCACTCATGGGCCTGCTGCGGGTGGCCCTCGACCTGCAGACCTCCGGGGCGCTCTTCGCGCGCATCTTCGAGTACCTCGACCTCCACCCGGCGATCACGAACGACCCGTCGGCCGAGACCGTCGACGAGACGCAGCTCGGCCGGGTCGAGTTCGACGACGTCTCGTTCTCGTATCCCGACGCCGAGCCCGGGCAGAAGACCCTCGACGGCGTCTCGTTCGACATCGCCCCCGGGCAGTTCGCCGCCTTCGTCGGCCCGAGCGGTGCCGGCAAGACGACCGTGTCGTACCTGATCCCGCGGTTCTACGAGGCGTCCGGTGGCGCGGTGCGCTTCGCGGGCACCGACGTCCGGCGACTCGACCAAGAATCGTTGGTCGGCAACATCGGCATCGTCAGCCAAGAGACGTACCTGTTCCACGCCAGCATCGGCGACAACCTCCGCTACGCCCGACCCGACGCCACCGACGAGCAACTGGTCGACGCGGCCCGGCAGGCCAACATCCACGAGACCATCGCGTCGTTCCCCGACGGCTACGACACGATCGTCGGCGAGCGGGGCTATCGCCTCTCGGGTGGCGAGAAACAACGCATCGCCATCGCCCGCGTCCTGCTGAAAGACCCGGCGGTGATGGTCCTCGACGAGGCGACGAGCGCCCTCGACACGGTGTCCGAGCGCGTGGTCCAAGAGGCGCTCGACACCGCGACCCGCGGTCGGACGACGATCGCCATCGCCCACCGGCTCTCGACCGTCCGCGACGCCGACGTCGTGTTCGTCGTCGTGGCCGGGCGCGTCGTCGAGCGGGGGACGCACGACGAGCTGCTGGCGCTGGGCGGGGTCTACGCCGAGCTCTACGGGCAACAGGTGTCGGCGTAGGTCACAGCGGTCGAGGCGCCCCGTCAGCCGCGCTCGGCGAGCATCGCCTGCATGGCGTCGATCTCGCTCTGCTGCGTCTGCACCATGCCCGAGGCGAAGGCGCGCACCTGCGGCACCTCGCTGCGTGCCAGGATCGCGTCGGCCATCTCGATGCCGCCCTCGTGGTGGGCGATCATCAGCGTCAGGAAGAGCCGCTCGGCCTCGACGCCGCGGGCGGAGTCCAGGGCCGCGAGCTGCTCGTCGGTGGCCAGCCCCGGCATGGGACCACCGGGTTCGTGGGTGGCGACGGGCGTGGCCGAGCCGCTCGCGCCTCCGTCGCCGGTCATGTGGTGGCTGCCGTAGTCGCCGTCGAGCGTCGGGCGGGTCATCCAGGTCATGG
This genomic interval from Frigoribacterium sp. Leaf415 contains the following:
- a CDS encoding ABC transporter permease, which encodes MFFTYLRRELGNRRKQTVVIAIGMALAIALVIIVNGVAAGVRNAQSSVLESVYGVGTDVTVTQTAEPGTDGGGPGQQFSFGSGDGSTEDGSTEVSQSTLSAARGTATFDASTLATVEGVDGVSAATATLSLQNSSFSGTLPDFSQGSSGGAGTAPGSGTGTDTDTDTAQQAPPTGGADGAGGSSFDVDQFAVEGIDVTADAVGPLTSVTLADGRTFTADDAGDDVVVLDQAYATSAGLTTGDTLTIGGTDFTVIGVVASTSSDAATASDTYVPLDTAQAVSGLTGQISSVYVTAASASDVDSLKTDLEAALPDATVSTQSDLASSVSGSLSTASGLVSNLGTWLSVIVLVAAFAIAVLFTVSGVGRRTREFGTLKAIGWSNARITRQVAGESLVQGLIGGVVGVAVGLLGIVVVNLIAPTLSASAATSSGPGAGGPGGVPGGAATAAAGSAVEGGAAAGTGGGYGQQMAQATTDIALHVPVTLSIILIAVGLAVLGGLLAGAVGGWRASRLRPAEALRSVA
- a CDS encoding response regulator transcription factor, coding for MLGEVTTTTPATASAPRLTRADGTPLRVLVVDDENSLTDLLSMALRYEGWDVKAASDGQAALATAREFKPDAIVLDWMLPDIDGIQVLGRLRSSGDDTPILFLTAKDSVEDRVSGLTAGGDDYVTKPFSLEEVVARLRGLIRRSASAISEAGDSRIVVGDLVLDEESYEVTRAGREIELTATEFELLRFLMRNPRRVLSKAQILDRVWSYDFGGKSSVVEIYISYLRKKIDVGEEPMIHTVRGVGYVIKPTS
- a CDS encoding sensor histidine kinase: MSDALPARVGSRLRGLVGRAPGLAGPLTLRNRLILSIVALVVLLTIVIGSVSVIVLQASLMRQLDDELEGATGRSVPMVNAQGSTTRPYLTPDGDDLSGPRQSPGTFTAVVVNGSVVAAYRVEQSGRVVSPRLTDDLTSVVTTAAGATDPETVSLGSDLGSYRVESLAVGYQTTTTSGSLATTPAYLVVGLPTSSVDRTITVMVITILAVTLIGLAIAIAVAYGVVRSALRPLERMSDTALRVAELPLDRGEVALAERVDEADADTRTEVGRVGASLNRMLGHVSGALEARQQSENKVRQFVADASHELRTPLASVRGYAELTRRMNTGLPDDVVYAMGRIESESLRMTSLVEDLLLLARLDEGRDLVTGDVDLTRVVLDTVNDAHVAGPTHDVDVYVPDEPVTVSGDAMRLHQIVANLLTNVRTHTPDGTHVHVSLTVDDASGQAVVSVADDGPGIDPAVLPVLFERFARADSSRSRKAGSTGLGLAIVQAVVHSHGGTVDVASSDDGATFTVRLPLATPVVAPDRDAEEARLA
- the rplJ gene encoding 50S ribosomal protein L10: MANKEASVAELTDNFRDSTAVLLTEYRGLTVAELKELRKSISADATYAVVKNTLSKIAANNAGISSFDDELVGPSAIAFVHGDPVAVAKSLRDFAKAHPALIVKNGYFDGNPLTADEVKQLADLESREVLLGKLAGAFKASLFGAAYLFQAPLSQAVRTVEALRAKQEADS
- the rplL gene encoding 50S ribosomal protein L7/L12, translated to MAKLTQDELIEAFKELTLIELSDFVKKFEEVFEVTAAAPVAAAGAAGPAAAAEEVEEQTAFDVVLEAAGDKKIQVIKEVRALTSLGLGEAKAVVDGAPSTVLEGASKEAADKAKAQLEAAGATITLK
- a CDS encoding APC family permease, with the protein product MPHESRVTSRPSLVAQLRARKPLEAYVAESEATADGGPRLRRTLGVWHLTAISIGATLGTGILVVLGTAVPLAGPAVWISFVLAGVAALLSALSYAEMAGSVPVSGSSYSYAYATLGEGIAWVCGWCLVLEYAVSVAAVAVGAGQYVNEALDVFGLALPAAIAEPPGAGGVLNLPAAVLVLLATLVLVPGARESAWVNTLLVVVKVALLVFFVAVAFTAFSVGNFEPLAPMGAAGVSAAASRLFFSYIGFDAASTAGEEARDAKRDLPRAIIASIVIITVLYILVAVAAIGARPWTTFTDGEATLVTIVADITGQPWVAFLFAVTAVAAIASVVLTVLYGQTRIFVSMARDGLVPGVLGRVSARTQTPVAGTLIVGGAVAVAAAVIPLGALADATSIGTLFAFALVNVSVIWLRRNRPELDRTYKVPLYPLTPILGCAFCVLLMVTLGWVTWAAFAVWMAVGTAVYLGYGRRHSVLARAS
- a CDS encoding helix-turn-helix transcriptional regulator codes for the protein MNTSNPTAVEPPSAELQPADHRAALDAIEQGWTQIAPLQGARLREAIRSTPEEEWRGRPRILLALAASHRSVGSRSRSAALPWFRGVAKALDADPDLPLDIRAGYHVHLGASLRTLGNFVVAHEHLEVARTLIENDLAESISVRISLSASFSLQLGLIRLHYGEIDQARFALSLANGLGEDHLSTAERVECLSALAFVAMLIGDFDLADRHVDLARELADGTDLLGSSFGALTQVTRVHLALERGEAVGGHEGLLADVRQASRGSDWEALGLFAEAHVLLAESRHIEVLDLLARITRTIDGFTGHSALTESAVVMRAETMRLLGQPHEARRLASSVTPSHHHIRCPARVLALVHLSAGEPEDALEALEQCLAIGDLHSERTMGQVHALQAAAHLALGDAAHSDIAFDRALLSAGHNGSIWLFATLPEDVLEHLVQRAVGRRQPPAIVGVLDRLRGTSADVVPQLAEPLSDRELVIVRHLATGQTLGQIGSQLFISVNTVKSHVRSIYRKLQASSRREAMTRVKQLGLDLDD
- a CDS encoding ABC transporter ATP-binding protein, whose amino-acid sequence is MSSMHAPAGGPRGGGRPGGSGRVSSGDADAQRAANATAPRIPDLLGRIRGLFVPHKRALVVTVVLVLIGAAISVAPPLLTKQAFDRGLFPPGGPDVPVLLELVGAMVGLWVLSAGIGVWQTYLTATVGNKVMGALRIRLFGHLQRMELAFFTRTKTGVIQSRLQNDVGGVANVLSNTISSVLGNTVTVIAAFVSMLVLSWQMTVVTVILLPLLVVAQRRVGQVRARIATKTQESLSDMTAITQEALSVSGILLAKSFNQQHAEVERYAAENRTQIGLQVRQQMSGQWFFAVVQIFLSVIPALIYLVAAWLILRDVPVTAGTIVAFTTVQARLTFPLMGLLRVALDLQTSGALFARIFEYLDLHPAITNDPSAETVDETQLGRVEFDDVSFSYPDAEPGQKTLDGVSFDIAPGQFAAFVGPSGAGKTTVSYLIPRFYEASGGAVRFAGTDVRRLDQESLVGNIGIVSQETYLFHASIGDNLRYARPDATDEQLVDAARQANIHETIASFPDGYDTIVGERGYRLSGGEKQRIAIARVLLKDPAVMVLDEATSALDTVSERVVQEALDTATRGRTTIAIAHRLSTVRDADVVFVVVAGRVVERGTHDELLALGGVYAELYGQQVSA